The following DNA comes from Ketobacter sp. MCCC 1A13808.
CTACCAATTCTGGATCCAATGTAAACCGATATTTACGCGCTTTGAAGCTGAGATTGCAATGCCGCACGCTGATCGGCATCCAGCGCCTGCCACAATGGCAATAATCGCTGCAACGCCAGAGGAATTTGATCGTTGATGGCTTCGGCCCCGAATTCCGCCAGCGATTCAAGCAGGTGATCAATGGAGAAGTCGGTCACGGGTACTTGCCCATCGCTGGCAGCCTGCACCAACGCCTGAACCTGGTTGCCTCCGGCCTTGATCGCCTTTTTCAGACACAGCTCGGCTTGTTCCAGGTAGCGATTCCGTTGCTCAACCTGAATATCTCCGCCCGGAACATGCAAACCCACAGAAACACTGATAGACAGCGACTCGCCGCGCAGTGTCGCTTTGAACCCGGCTACTGCCTTGCAAATCCGTTGCGCCAGGTGGCGGGCGCCCTCTTCTCCGGCGGTGGGTAGCGATACAGCAAAGCGCGCCAAACCTAACCGACCCAAACCGTCTTCTTTGCGAACGCTTTTGGTTAGAACCTTGGCAACCTGCTGTAACAGACTGTCCGCACCTTTACGTCCTATTTTCAGAAATAGTTCATTAAAATCATCTACTTCCAGCATCAGGATGGAGATATTGTTGTGATGTCGGGCGACAAAGGATAGGTCTTTGTCCAACTGTTCCAGAAAGCTACGTTCATTGCCCAGCCCGGTCAGCGAATCAACAGCGGCGCTTTGCTGCAAGGTCTGGGTGTTGCGTTGGTAATTGGCATGGGCGTGGGCCCGGGCTTTCAGATCGGTGGAATTGAAGGGCTTGGTGATAAAATCCGTGGCGCCTTTATTAAGGGCCTGCTCTTTCGCTTCATCGTCGTTTTCTGCGCCGGTAACAACGATGACCGGTAAATTTCTAATCCCTTCATCCTGCGAGGTACGAACCGCTTCCAGCACTTGATAGCCGTTGATCTTGGGCATGTTCAGATCGGTGAACACCACCAATATAGAGGCATCCGCTTTGATCATAGCCAAACCCTGCTCACCGTCTTCGGCCACCACCACATCAAAGTCCGCGCCCAGCATTTTGAGAGCTGATTTGCGCATGACTTTTGAATCATCGATCAGCAAAACCCGCGTGAGACTTTCGTCGCTCACTTGTTCTGATATGGCTTCGGACATCAAAGATAAGCTCCCGGCTTATAGGATTGGTATCTATTTACTATAGACAGTAAACCGGGAGCGGGAGTGGCTAAGTTGTTTTGGTATCGAAACAGTAATGCGACAGGCGTCGCAGTTCATCTCATCATCCGCCGATGGCGTTTTGCTGCAAAGCGCCGATTTCACGATCGATGCGTTCCAGCTTACCGTTAACTTGGCTGCGGTGGGCATCGATAGCCCGGATGGCAATCTCAAGGCTGGTGATACGATCTTCAAAATCACCGGAACTTCCCACTTGAGACCGTAATGACGCCAGTTCTTTCTGCAGGGATGTCAGCTCTTTTTTCTGCGTATCCACGACATTACCGAAAGTGCTGTTATTTTCTTTCAGCTCATCAAGTGACTTGCGGGTAGCCGCGATCTGATCAGCGGTGCTGGACGATTGGGTTTTTACACTGTTCAGTTGGTTGCTGGTGGATTTCAGATCCGCTTCCAGCTTTTGCAGCATTTTTTCCTGTTTCGCAATATCCACCTTGTTGCGCTTGTTGGACAGATCCCACAGTTTGCGAACTTCGCCGTTCAGCATTTTGATGTCGTCCAGCATCTGGTCGCCGGACTTGCTCAGCGTGTTGTCGCGGTTATCCAGACTGCTTTGTAACGTGGATAATGCTTGTTCCGAGTTAGTGAGTGCCTGAGTGGACTGCTGCAAACTCGCACGCATGCTCTCAATCTGCGTCCACAGATACCAGCCCCCCCCTGCAGATGCCCCGATCACCAGCACCAATACAAACCACAACCCACCTTGCGAAGACGAGCCCTTGGAAGACGAAGAGCCGGAGCGCGGTGGCGGGTTGCTGGACGAGGGTTTACCACGACTACCCTGACGTTGTGCCAGTTCATCGCGGGTTGGCTTCATACTCAGATCGCCAAGAGAGTCATTAGACATGCTGTTTTCCAAATGGTGAATGTTTAATCAGAATGAAGGCGCCATTATACCTAAATTTTTCGCCGCCCATTAGCGCTTGTCAGGATGGGGGGAGTTTTTGTACCAACGGACAAAATCTTCAATTGTCTGGGTCATATTATCAAGCGGCTGATAGCCCAGTTGACGCTGTGCTTTTTCCACATTCAGGGTAAAAGAATGCGCCAGCACCGCGGTTTTTATTCTCATCAGGGTTGGCTCATCCCGACTCCGAATCAGCCGGTGCCAGGCTTCTAAACACGCGGAAACCGCGTACGCCGCCGGATAAGGCACTTTACGTTTAATAGCAGGCAGAGACATGACCTGCATTAACTGGTTGATGGTCTGCCAAAAATTTACCGGCTCAGGATCGGCAATATTGTAAACATCCCCGGTCACGTCATCGGAACCGAACACGGCACAGTCCAACGCCTGCATCAAATTGGGTAAGCAGGTCATACTGACAATGTTGCGTCCTTCACCCAATTGCTTTAGCTGTCCATTGCGATGCAGGCGGATCAACCGGGGAAAAAGAGAGACATCACCGGGGCCGATCACAAAACGCGGACGCAGGGACAGCGTTTTTAGCTGCTCTGAGTGCGCCCTTAACACGCGGGTTTCTGCCTGATACTTGGTGCGAACGTAATTGTCCGCAAAGCGGGGTGGTAAAAAATCCTCGGTGACGTTGAGGTGGTCATTCAAATCAAAGTAAATCCCCGGCGTGCCAATATTCACAAAGCGACGCACCCCGGTAGCCGTGGCGGCAGACAATAGCTTTTCTACGGTCAAGACATTCGCTCGATAATACCGCTCGTAGTCCCCCCAGACACCGGTTAGCCCTGCGCAATGCACCACCGCATCAATTTGCTTGCAAACCCCGCTGGCATAAGTTCCATCGGTCAAGTCGCCGCGATAAAAATGCGCGCCGGTGGCAACCGCCAACTGATTGCCCCGCTCTGCATCCCGACCGCCAAAAAACACCTGTACTTCAGGGTGCGCGGCGCATAGATGCTTTACGTATTCGCCCCCGATAAACCCGGTTGCGCCAGTCACCAGTACCTTCATTGGAACTGCTCTTTATTGAGTGAAGTGTTGAATGAATCGACC
Coding sequences within:
- a CDS encoding diguanylate cyclase domain-containing protein, whose amino-acid sequence is MSEAISEQVSDESLTRVLLIDDSKVMRKSALKMLGADFDVVVAEDGEQGLAMIKADASILVVFTDLNMPKINGYQVLEAVRTSQDEGIRNLPVIVVTGAENDDEAKEQALNKGATDFITKPFNSTDLKARAHAHANYQRNTQTLQQSAAVDSLTGLGNERSFLEQLDKDLSFVARHHNNISILMLEVDDFNELFLKIGRKGADSLLQQVAKVLTKSVRKEDGLGRLGLARFAVSLPTAGEEGARHLAQRICKAVAGFKATLRGESLSISVSVGLHVPGGDIQVEQRNRYLEQAELCLKKAIKAGGNQVQALVQAASDGQVPVTDFSIDHLLESLAEFGAEAINDQIPLALQRLLPLWQALDADQRAALQSQLQSA
- a CDS encoding NAD-dependent epimerase/dehydratase family protein, encoding MKVLVTGATGFIGGEYVKHLCAAHPEVQVFFGGRDAERGNQLAVATGAHFYRGDLTDGTYASGVCKQIDAVVHCAGLTGVWGDYERYYRANVLTVEKLLSAATATGVRRFVNIGTPGIYFDLNDHLNVTEDFLPPRFADNYVRTKYQAETRVLRAHSEQLKTLSLRPRFVIGPGDVSLFPRLIRLHRNGQLKQLGEGRNIVSMTCLPNLMQALDCAVFGSDDVTGDVYNIADPEPVNFWQTINQLMQVMSLPAIKRKVPYPAAYAVSACLEAWHRLIRSRDEPTLMRIKTAVLAHSFTLNVEKAQRQLGYQPLDNMTQTIEDFVRWYKNSPHPDKR